In Nocardioides jishulii, the DNA window GTTCGTGGTGGTGCGCCGGCGGGCTGCCCGCGACGGACGACGCCGGTCGACGACGGACCCTTCCCGTCGCTTTCCAGCGCCTCAGCATCACCGGTGCGCATTGTCACTCTCGTGGCGAGAGTGCCAAGCCCAGTTTTAGCACTCGCCACGGGCGAGTGCAAACGCCCCTGCCGCCTTTTGGCACCGTCGCCGTACGCGTCGACGGCGCCGCCCGGTGTGGGCGGCGCCGTCGAGGAGTCGTGCGTGCGTGGAGGTCGCGGTCAGGCAGGCATCTTCATGAGCTTGATGCCCTTGGTGAGCGAGCCGAACGCGGAGCGGAAGATGGTCTCCAGCTCGGCGCCGTTCGCGGCGCAGAAGAAGAAGTCGCCGTCCGCGTTCTCCGCGTTTCGCTGGGCAGTCACGTTGCAGTCGGAGGCGGTGGACGGACCGCCGTCGGGCGCGTTGGACGCCGTCCGGGCGAGCACGTCACGCAACCTGTCGGTCCTGTTGTTGCCCGTGACGCAGTAGTTGTTCGTCACCGCGGCCCCGAAGCCGATGGTGATGATCAGGACGTCCTTGGCCTTGACCTCGTCGGCCATCCGCACCAGGTTGTCGCAGCCCTGCTGCCCCTTCGAGGCGTTGCGGCCCGCTCCGAAGTCGGTGGCGCTGAACAGGTTCTTGTAGCCGTTGGTCAGGACCTCGTCGGGCGAACCGTCCGTCTCGAAGATGAGCACCTTCTTGGGGGTGGGACCAGGACGCACCGGGAGCGACGACAGGTTGTTGGGGGTGCTGCCGAGCAGGTAGCGGGCACCACCCTTCAGGGCCGAGGCGAGGTGCGTGCCGTAGTTGCCGGACTTGGCCCCGGGCATGCACTTCAGCGACTTCACCAGCGGGTCCGTAGCGACGACCGTGCCACTGGGACCGGTGAGGTAGCCGTTGGAGAACGGCGACGCGATCCAGCTGCCAGCGTTCGGCGAGTTGGTGCTCTCGAGCTTCGGGGTGTTGTCACTGTTCCACTGCAGGGTGGCGGGCCTTCCGCTCTCGGTCTGCTTGACACCGGACTCGGCACTCGTGCAGAGCTCCGTGCTGTTCTTGTTCATCCGACGCGCTTCGCTCTTGTGGATGGTGCCGAGCGCGACGTACTGGAGCTCGGGGTTCATGACCGTGAGCGAGCTCTCGATCGCCGCCTTCATCTTGTCGCGGTCAGTGTCGGCCATCGACGGTGTGCGGTCGGCCATGACGAGGATGTCGAGCGGATTCGGCACGTCGTTCCCGCACGTGCCCTTGCAGGCGATCGAGACCACCGCACCTGTGTCGCCTTCCTTGTAGCCGATGGCCGGGGCGAACGCGTAGGGCACGACCTTCGAGTCGGCCACCCGAACGGTGTTGCACTTCACCGCTCCCCCCGTGCTGGCCGTGCGGCGCGGGTCACAAGGGATGAAGCAGACGAACTCGTCACACTTCGTGCCGACGTAGGGCCTCGTGCCGTGCGGGTTGCAGGTCGTCGGGATCTGCGTGTACTGCACCGACTTGGTCGCACCTGTCGAGGCCACGACGCACCACAGGTCGGTCGTGACGCTGGTGTTGACGTCGTTGGCGCGCGCCATGTCACCGACGACGGTCTGGATGTTGTTCTGCTGCTCGGGCAGTGCGTAGGCACCGGCGTGCGCGGCGGCGTCCAAGGTGTCCTTGAGCTGCTGCTTGGCCGAGACCTGGCTGGCGATGTCGACCGAGATGGCCGCCAGCGCAATGAGGAGGACCAGGACCATCGAGAAGAGGATCGCGTAGGCGCCCTTCTCGTCACGACGGCGCGCCGCGCGGGCGGCGAGGCGGGAGACCATGTTCCTCTTCGTCATTCGATTCTCATCTCTGCCTGGCGGGTCAGGTCGAAACCACCCGGGAAGAACATCCCGACGGGGGTCAGCATCTTGTGCTGGTAGGCGATCTTCACGACGGCGGTGTCGCCACTGAGCCTGTTGGCGTCGTAGGCGCCGCACGACGTGTTCGCCGGCGGTCGCTTGCAGGAGACGGTCACCGTCACCGCACCCACCGAGCGGGTGGCGTTGGTGGCCACGGCCACCACCTCGGCCTGGGTGGACTTCAACGAGGCGGCGCGGGCGGCGTCGCGGGCGGCGTTGTTGATCATCGAGCCACGGTTGATCATGTAACCGAAGTCGATGATGCCGAAGAGCAGCATCAGGAAGATGGGCAGAATGAGGGCGAACTCCACCGCTGCCGCCCCACGCTCCCCGCGCTTCCTAGGTCCGAGCGCCATGCGTCCTCCGGTTCGTCCATGACTGAACGCGGGCCCAGGGTCCAGGGCACCGCATCCTGAAGATTAAGGACGAGGGCGCCCCGAGTCCCGAGAACTCGAATTTTGCCGGCCCGCCGGTCTAGTCCATATGGGGTACGCCACTCCCGCTCACGCCAGCCGTCGGAGCACGGCCTCCACGTACGGCTCGACGTTCTCGGGGCAGAGCTCGAGGTAGAGCGCCGGCTCGATGAGCTCGAGCTCGCTCACCTTCCACTCCCCCTCGTGCAGGAGGAGGTCGACACGGCCGTAGTCGAGCGCCCTCCCCACGAGCTCCCCGGCGGCCTCGAAGCCGGCCACCGCGCGCCCGACCACCGCAGCGTCCAGCGACGCACGGGCGTACGTCCCTCCCAGGTGCTCGTGGACCCGCACCTCGCCGGGGCCCGGGACCTTGCGCACCTGGGCGGCGGGGCGGCCACCGAGCACGAAGACCGACAGCTCGCCGGCGTCACGGACCGAGTGGACCAGGGGTTGGACCAGCAGGTCTCCCGCCGGAAGGTCGACGGCCGACAACGGCTCCTCCGCGCCGACCACCACGACGCCGACGCCCCCGGCGCCGACGCGCGGCTTCACCACGACGTCACCCCACTCGCCCCGTGCCCGCGCGAGGTCGTCGGGGCCCTCGAGCAGGCGCGAGGGAACCACCGGAACCTGTCCTCCCTCACCCAGGGCGACGAGGTACGCCTTGTCCATGTTCCACGCCATGACGTCACTGCCGTTGAGCAGTCGTATCACGCCTTCGACCCGCCTGGCCCAGGCGAGGAACGCCTCGGGACGTTCGACGTAGTCCCAGGTGGCTCGGACGGCCACCAGGTCGGCAGCACCCCAGTCGACGTCCGGGTCGTCCCAGACCGCCCAGGTGGCGTCGACGCCACGTTCCGCGAGGGCCGCATCGAGCAGCTCATGACCCGGCTCCCCCTCGGGAAAGGCGGTGCAGGTGGCCAAGATGACCTTCATCGGTCCTCCGAGGGCGAGGCAGCGGGTCGCTGCGGTGGTCGTCAGGGCAAATGAGTAGCCCGTCTCACGACCTCCACGCAACGCGTGGCGCATCCTTGCCCCATGACGACGACTGTCCCGACGCCCCCGCCCCCGGCGCCGCCCACCGAGGCGGTCTCCGGACGGCACCTGGAGTGGCTGCGTACCGAGGTCTCCGAATGGCGTGCCGATGGCCTGCTCACCGACGCCCAGGCTGCCTCGATCCTCGGTCGCTACCACGAGTCACGGGTCTTCTCCCTGACGCGCCTGTTGCTCGCGCTCGGTGCCGTCTTCGTCGGCGTCGGCGTCATCTGGTTGGTCGCCGCGAACATCGACGCGCTGCCGCCCCTGGTCCGCTTCGTCGGCGTCACCGCGCTGTGGCTGGCCCTGCTCGTGGGCGCGGAGGCGCTGTCGTCGCGCGGCAGCCGGCGACTGCTGGTCGGCGCGCTCCGCATCATGGCGGCCTTCGCGATCGGCGGCGTGGTCTTCCAGGCCGCGCAGAGCCTGCAGGTGCCGGCGTACGAGGCCACGCTCGTCGGCGTGTGGGGTGCTGCGGCGCTGCTGCAGGCGTACGCCTTCCGGGCCGTGGGTCCGCTGGTCGTCGGTGTCGCCGGGTTCGTCGGGTGGAGCCTGTGGCAGGGGCTCACCCCCGACCCGAGCTTCGCCGACGTCGTCTTCGTGGTCGTGCTGACCGGCCTCGTGGCCCTCGGCCTGGCGGCCCTGGACGACACCCACCACCGGGCCTTCGCAGCCGTGTGGCGAGCCACCGGCGCGGCGCTGCTGCTGGCCGGCCTCTTCATCTCCGCGCTGCCCGTGGACGACGACTTCACGCTGTCGGGACAGTGGTGGAACCTCACCCTGGTCGGGCTGGCCGTCGT includes these proteins:
- a CDS encoding TadE/TadG family type IV pilus assembly protein — encoded protein: MTKRNMVSRLAARAARRRDEKGAYAILFSMVLVLLIALAAISVDIASQVSAKQQLKDTLDAAAHAGAYALPEQQNNIQTVVGDMARANDVNTSVTTDLWCVVASTGATKSVQYTQIPTTCNPHGTRPYVGTKCDEFVCFIPCDPRRTASTGGAVKCNTVRVADSKVVPYAFAPAIGYKEGDTGAVVSIACKGTCGNDVPNPLDILVMADRTPSMADTDRDKMKAAIESSLTVMNPELQYVALGTIHKSEARRMNKNSTELCTSAESGVKQTESGRPATLQWNSDNTPKLESTNSPNAGSWIASPFSNGYLTGPSGTVVATDPLVKSLKCMPGAKSGNYGTHLASALKGGARYLLGSTPNNLSSLPVRPGPTPKKVLIFETDGSPDEVLTNGYKNLFSATDFGAGRNASKGQQGCDNLVRMADEVKAKDVLIITIGFGAAVTNNYCVTGNNRTDRLRDVLARTASNAPDGGPSTASDCNVTAQRNAENADGDFFFCAANGAELETIFRSAFGSLTKGIKLMKMPA
- a CDS encoding ATP-grasp domain-containing protein produces the protein MKVILATCTAFPEGEPGHELLDAALAERGVDATWAVWDDPDVDWGAADLVAVRATWDYVERPEAFLAWARRVEGVIRLLNGSDVMAWNMDKAYLVALGEGGQVPVVPSRLLEGPDDLARARGEWGDVVVKPRVGAGGVGVVVVGAEEPLSAVDLPAGDLLVQPLVHSVRDAGELSVFVLGGRPAAQVRKVPGPGEVRVHEHLGGTYARASLDAAVVGRAVAGFEAAGELVGRALDYGRVDLLLHEGEWKVSELELIEPALYLELCPENVEPYVEAVLRRLA
- a CDS encoding TadE/TadG family type IV pilus assembly protein, which encodes MALGPRKRGERGAAAVEFALILPIFLMLLFGIIDFGYMINRGSMINNAARDAARAASLKSTQAEVVAVATNATRSVGAVTVTVSCKRPPANTSCGAYDANRLSGDTAVVKIAYQHKMLTPVGMFFPGGFDLTRQAEMRIE
- a CDS encoding DUF2157 domain-containing protein; the protein is MTTTVPTPPPPAPPTEAVSGRHLEWLRTEVSEWRADGLLTDAQAASILGRYHESRVFSLTRLLLALGAVFVGVGVIWLVAANIDALPPLVRFVGVTALWLALLVGAEALSSRGSRRLLVGALRIMAAFAIGGVVFQAAQSLQVPAYEATLVGVWGAAALLQAYAFRAVGPLVVGVAGFVGWSLWQGLTPDPSFADVVFVVVLTGLVALGLAALDDTHHRAFAAVWRATGAALLLAGLFISALPVDDDFTLSGQWWNLTLVGLAVVALAAGALRGRERTSHVELAGGVVTLLLALLLAAWSAGASVEEMTLATWAHTAVAVVGYVALAVGVAVLGTLRDSRTLTSISTLALVIFTTSQSFTVFAAVIEGAWLFLFLGLVLLGTGWAFDRGRRRLAAAIETDTTPTPTDGAAR